A region of Moorena producens PAL-8-15-08-1 DNA encodes the following proteins:
- a CDS encoding pentapeptide repeat-containing protein codes for MKLNQILNQIKVSLTPSSNKTHYQKVEKIAYKLYQNRLLVKGEGDAEQDWHKAEQILKNPLTLALFKCHQPFISIEKKFLEPVLDYLNRLALLEILGLVGNLSLLVGVIVFIAGEQDRRNAEVYQAWQVVTAAYDQAGSGGRKEALEFLNSRPRRIPWFWLTWRRQSLEGLEAPKAYLKGVQLSRANLFNANLQDADLSEAN; via the coding sequence ATGAAGCTGAATCAAATTCTTAATCAAATTAAAGTCTCTCTAACCCCTTCGTCAAATAAAACTCATTACCAAAAGGTTGAAAAAATAGCTTATAAGCTTTACCAAAATCGCCTACTAGTAAAAGGGGAAGGGGATGCGGAGCAAGACTGGCATAAAGCTGAGCAAATTCTTAAAAATCCTTTGACGTTAGCTTTGTTCAAGTGCCATCAACCTTTCATCAGCATAGAAAAAAAGTTTTTAGAGCCTGTTCTGGATTATCTGAATAGATTAGCATTGCTAGAAATTTTAGGACTAGTGGGTAATCTATCTCTACTTGTTGGTGTGATTGTCTTTATTGCTGGTGAGCAGGATAGACGAAATGCTGAAGTTTATCAGGCATGGCAAGTAGTTACAGCAGCCTATGACCAAGCTGGCAGTGGCGGCAGAAAAGAAGCTCTGGAATTCCTAAACTCAAGACCAAGGCGTATTCCCTGGTTTTGGTTGACCTGGCGGAGACAGAGCTTAGAAGGTTTAGAGGCTCCAAAGGCTTATTTAAAGGGAGTCCAACTCTCTCGTGCTAACTTATTTAATGCTAATTTACAAGACGCTGATTTATCTGAAGCTAATTGA